A single Streptococcus thermophilus DNA region contains:
- a CDS encoding ribonuclease HII yields MATIKEVKEQLAILRDLDDPRWASFEEDSRTGVQAAIRQRRKAILAELAEEERLETLLNYEKSLYARGIELIAGVDEVGRGPLAGPVVAAAVILPKLCKIKGLNDSKKIPKSKHEAIYNQVMKEAVAVGIGMKDNYVIDDVNIYEATKLAMIEAIEKLNPQPEHLLIDAMNLDSPIEQTSIIKGDANSLSIAAASIIAKVTRDKMMADYEQEFPGYAFAKNAGYGTKEHLSGIDKFGVTPIHRRSFEPIKSIIKK; encoded by the coding sequence ATGGCGACAATTAAAGAAGTCAAGGAACAATTGGCTATTTTGAGGGATCTTGACGACCCTAGATGGGCAAGTTTTGAGGAAGATAGTCGGACTGGTGTACAAGCTGCCATTAGGCAACGCCGTAAGGCTATCCTCGCTGAACTTGCTGAGGAAGAACGTTTAGAAACGCTTCTTAATTATGAGAAATCACTCTATGCTCGAGGAATAGAACTCATCGCAGGTGTCGATGAAGTTGGACGTGGTCCTTTAGCTGGCCCAGTTGTAGCGGCTGCGGTCATTTTACCAAAGCTTTGCAAAATAAAAGGTCTAAATGACAGTAAAAAGATTCCAAAATCTAAACATGAAGCTATCTATAATCAGGTAATGAAGGAGGCAGTAGCTGTCGGTATTGGTATGAAGGATAATTATGTGATTGATGACGTCAATATTTATGAAGCTACCAAGTTAGCCATGATAGAAGCTATTGAAAAACTCAATCCCCAACCTGAACATTTGCTAATTGATGCCATGAATTTGGACTCACCTATAGAACAAACCTCAATCATAAAAGGGGATGCTAATTCTCTATCTATTGCAGCAGCTTCTATCATAGCAAAAGTAACTCGGGATAAGATGATGGCTGATTATGAGCAGGAGTTTCCTGGATACGCCTTTGCCAAAAATGCAGGCTATGGCACCAAAGAACATTTGTCTGGCATAGATAAGTTTGGTGTCACGCCAATTCATAGAAGAAGCTTTGAACCAATAAAGTCAATAATAAAAAAGTAG
- a CDS encoding TraX family protein → MKRLSLSGFQLKYIALITMVFDHIHYFFDYTGKIPIWFAMIGRLAAPLFLFCVIEGFIHTHNRKKYFLKIYSLAIVMGLIQFGFYNFLHPLVRPDGFFPQNMMLSSFAILLVALQGIAWIQEKKYLKGIPTLLFPLLLPWLMVPFYLLSVNKPMFGFLLNLLNFTVLPVHTFINDGGTWLLLTGIAMYLCHRNLKKEVLAFMSVSLVWLLMAIVLSRPSFHDLIFKYFEWMEIFSAPLMLSYNGQRGKGSKYLFYVFYPTHIYLLYALSVIFYR, encoded by the coding sequence ATGAAACGTTTAAGTTTATCAGGTTTCCAACTCAAATATATAGCCCTAATTACTATGGTATTCGACCACATTCATTATTTTTTTGATTATACAGGGAAAATCCCTATTTGGTTTGCTATGATTGGTAGATTAGCGGCCCCATTGTTCCTTTTTTGTGTGATTGAGGGTTTTATTCATACCCACAACCGGAAGAAATACTTCCTAAAGATTTATTCTTTAGCAATTGTGATGGGACTGATTCAATTTGGATTCTATAATTTTCTACATCCTCTAGTTAGACCAGATGGTTTCTTTCCACAAAATATGATGCTGTCGTCATTCGCAATTTTGCTCGTTGCTCTTCAAGGGATTGCATGGATTCAAGAAAAGAAATACCTTAAAGGGATACCAACTTTACTTTTTCCATTGTTGCTTCCATGGTTAATGGTGCCTTTTTATCTGCTAAGTGTGAACAAACCTATGTTTGGTTTTCTACTAAATTTACTCAATTTCACAGTATTGCCAGTCCATACATTTATCAATGATGGAGGAACGTGGTTGCTTTTGACCGGTATCGCTATGTATCTTTGTCATAGGAATCTTAAGAAAGAAGTGCTTGCTTTTATGAGTGTTAGTCTCGTTTGGCTGCTAATGGCGATTGTTTTAAGTAGACCTTCTTTTCACGATTTAATATTCAAATACTTTGAATGGATGGAAATATTTTCAGCACCTTTAATGCTTTCTTATAACGGTCAAAGAGGGAAAGGGTCAAAATATTTGTTCTATGTTTTTTACCCAACCCATATTTATCTACTTTACGCCTTGTCAGTTATCTTCTATAGATGA
- the ffh gene encoding signal recognition particle protein, translating into MAFESLTERLQGVFKNLRRKGKLSEKEVQEVTKEIRLALLEADVALPVVKTFIKRVRERAVGHEIIDTLDASQQIIKIVNEELTEILGSETSEIEKSPKIPTIIMMVGLQGAGKTTFAGKLANKLIKEQEARPMMIAADIYRPAAIDQLKTLGQQINVPVFDMGTETPAVEIVRNGLEQARANKNDYVLIDTAGRLQIDETLMKELRDIKDFAHPNEILLVVDSMIGQEAANVAKEFNEQLDITGVVLTKIDGDTRGGAALSIREITGKPIKFTGTGEKITDIETFHPDRMSSRILGMGDLLTLIEKASQEYDEKKSLELAEKMRENTFDFNDFIDQLDQVQNMGPMEDLLKMLPGMANNPALANVKVDEKQIARKRAIVLSMTPEERENPDLLTPSRRRRIANGSGNTFIEVNKFIKDFNQAKQMMQGVMSGDMEQMMRQMGLNPNNLSKNMPNMPDMGNMDMSALEGMMGGTGMPDLANMDLSQMLGGGLKGKVGSFAMKHMMKRQANKMKKAKKKRK; encoded by the coding sequence ATGGCTTTTGAAAGCTTAACGGAACGCTTGCAAGGCGTTTTCAAAAATTTAAGACGTAAAGGAAAACTTTCAGAGAAAGAAGTTCAAGAAGTCACTAAAGAGATTCGTTTGGCACTTCTTGAAGCAGACGTAGCTCTACCAGTTGTTAAGACATTTATCAAACGTGTTCGTGAACGTGCTGTAGGTCACGAAATCATTGATACTCTTGATGCTTCACAACAAATCATTAAGATTGTTAATGAAGAATTGACAGAAATTCTTGGATCTGAAACATCTGAGATTGAGAAATCTCCAAAGATTCCAACTATCATTATGATGGTTGGTCTTCAAGGGGCTGGTAAAACAACCTTTGCAGGTAAATTGGCTAATAAACTGATTAAAGAACAAGAAGCTCGTCCAATGATGATTGCTGCAGATATCTATCGTCCAGCAGCCATTGATCAGTTGAAAACTTTGGGACAACAAATCAATGTTCCTGTTTTTGATATGGGAACAGAGACACCAGCAGTTGAGATCGTCAGAAATGGTTTGGAACAAGCGCGTGCTAATAAAAATGACTATGTCTTGATTGATACGGCTGGTCGTTTGCAGATTGACGAAACCCTCATGAAAGAGTTGCGTGATATCAAAGATTTTGCTCATCCAAACGAGATTCTCTTGGTTGTAGATAGCATGATTGGTCAGGAAGCTGCTAACGTTGCCAAGGAGTTTAATGAACAACTAGATATCACAGGTGTCGTTCTTACTAAAATTGATGGTGATACACGTGGTGGTGCGGCTCTTTCAATTCGTGAGATCACTGGTAAGCCGATTAAATTTACAGGTACTGGTGAGAAAATTACGGATATCGAGACTTTCCACCCAGACCGTATGTCAAGCCGTATCTTAGGTATGGGTGACCTTCTTACCCTTATTGAAAAAGCTTCTCAGGAGTATGATGAGAAAAAATCTCTTGAGTTAGCTGAGAAGATGCGTGAAAACACCTTTGATTTCAATGATTTTATCGACCAATTAGACCAAGTGCAAAATATGGGTCCTATGGAGGATTTACTAAAGATGTTGCCAGGTATGGCTAACAATCCAGCCTTGGCTAATGTTAAAGTAGACGAAAAGCAGATTGCTCGCAAGCGTGCCATTGTATTATCAATGACACCAGAAGAACGTGAAAATCCAGATCTCTTGACTCCAAGTCGTCGTCGCCGTATTGCCAATGGTTCAGGGAATACCTTCATCGAAGTAAACAAGTTTATTAAAGACTTCAATCAAGCAAAACAAATGATGCAAGGCGTTATGTCTGGCGATATGGAGCAAATGATGCGTCAAATGGGTCTTAACCCAAATAATCTGTCCAAAAACATGCCAAATATGCCTGATATGGGGAATATGGACATGTCTGCTCTTGAAGGCATGATGGGTGGCACTGGTATGCCAGATCTTGCAAATATGGATCTAAGCCAAATGCTTGGTGGTGGTCTTAAAGGTAAGGTCGGTTCATTTGCCATGAAACATATGATGAAGCGTCAAGCTAACAAGATGAAGAAAGCTAAGAAAAAACGTAAATAA
- the ylqF gene encoding ribosome biogenesis GTPase YlqF: MATIQWFPGHMSKARRQVQENLKHVDFVTILVDARLPLSSQNPMLTKIVGDKPKILILNKADLADDNRTKEWRTYFESQGIKTLAINSKEQSTVKLVTDAAQSLMTEKIQRLRERGIQKETLRTMIIGIPNAGKSTLMNRLAGKKIAVVGNKPGVTKGQQWLKSNKDLEILDTPGILWPKFEDELVGLKLALTGAIKDQLLPMDEVTIFGLNYFKTYYPERLEEHFKGIDLEEEAPEIIMEMTRKLGFREDYDRFYNLFVKDVRDGKLGRYTLDIVGVDTDGDN; the protein is encoded by the coding sequence ATGGCTACTATTCAATGGTTTCCAGGTCACATGTCTAAGGCCCGTCGACAGGTTCAGGAAAATCTTAAGCATGTTGATTTTGTAACGATTTTGGTGGATGCACGTTTGCCACTTTCAAGTCAGAATCCTATGTTGACCAAAATTGTTGGCGATAAACCAAAGATTTTAATTCTCAATAAAGCTGATCTTGCTGACGATAATCGTACGAAAGAATGGCGTACCTATTTTGAGAGTCAAGGGATTAAAACCCTGGCCATTAATTCCAAGGAACAATCTACAGTTAAATTGGTAACAGATGCTGCTCAGAGTCTTATGACTGAAAAGATTCAACGACTACGTGAACGTGGTATTCAGAAAGAGACCTTGAGAACCATGATTATTGGGATTCCAAATGCAGGAAAATCTACCTTGATGAACCGCCTAGCTGGTAAAAAGATTGCTGTTGTGGGAAATAAGCCTGGCGTTACAAAAGGTCAACAGTGGTTGAAGTCTAATAAGGACTTAGAAATTCTTGATACTCCAGGGATTTTATGGCCTAAGTTTGAAGATGAATTGGTTGGATTGAAACTCGCTTTAACTGGTGCCATCAAGGACCAGTTATTACCAATGGATGAAGTCACGATTTTTGGTCTCAACTACTTTAAAACTTACTACCCAGAACGACTAGAGGAACACTTTAAAGGGATTGACCTTGAAGAAGAAGCACCAGAAATCATCATGGAAATGACTCGAAAACTTGGCTTTCGTGAAGATTATGACCGTTTTTACAATCTTTTTGTCAAAGATGTTCGTGATGGAAAACTAGGCCGTTATACTCTTGATATTGTTGGGGTCGATACTGATGGCGACAATTAA
- a CDS encoding XRE family transcriptional regulator: protein MFSGQRLKEIREAQGMSQASVAKHLGISRSSYFNWENGKTKPNQKNLSVLAELFGVAETYFLSEHEIVEVYLELTEENRQEALRFTKALLEEQEAEKKKAPVIPLYSYKVFERLSAGTGYTYFGDGNYDEVFYDEEIDHDFASWVFGDSMEPTYLNGEVVLIKQTGFDYDGDVYAVDWDGQTYIKKVYREEDGLRLVSLNKRYGDKFAPYDEDPRIIGKIVGNFMPIEA from the coding sequence ATGTTTTCAGGACAAAGGCTTAAAGAGATTCGAGAAGCACAAGGAATGAGTCAAGCATCAGTAGCTAAGCATCTAGGGATTTCGCGCTCCTCTTATTTTAACTGGGAAAATGGTAAGACGAAACCAAATCAAAAGAATCTATCGGTACTGGCTGAACTATTTGGTGTAGCCGAGACCTATTTTCTGTCTGAACACGAGATTGTTGAAGTGTACTTGGAATTAACTGAGGAAAATCGTCAAGAAGCTTTGCGATTCACTAAAGCTCTTCTGGAGGAACAAGAAGCAGAAAAGAAGAAAGCACCCGTTATCCCACTTTACTCTTATAAAGTTTTCGAGCGTTTATCAGCCGGAACAGGTTATACTTATTTTGGTGATGGCAATTATGATGAAGTTTTCTACGATGAAGAAATAGATCATGATTTTGCATCATGGGTATTTGGAGACTCTATGGAACCTACCTACCTAAATGGTGAAGTCGTGCTGATCAAACAAACAGGTTTTGATTATGATGGCGATGTCTATGCTGTAGACTGGGATGGTCAAACCTATATCAAAAAGGTTTATCGTGAGGAGGATGGTCTTCGTTTGGTTTCTCTTAATAAACGGTATGGTGACAAATTTGCTCCTTATGATGAAGACCCTCGAATCATCGGTAAAATTGTTGGTAACTTCATGCCTATTGAGGCTTAG
- a CDS encoding response regulator transcription factor, translated as MARILVIDDQKDIVQLVVKALELQNHNVTGLTSVLVLDKNSLPRFDLILLDIMMPDVDGLQFCHEIRNQVDCPILFITAKTQEADIVQGLSYGADDYICKPFGVKELQARVAAHLRREHRERHQKLSLGEFQFDLSAQELYIENQLLDLTKSEYGICQFLAENKGQVFSKEQIYTHLYGYEDKGSPAAVAEHIKNIRAKLKEVGQNPIETVWGIGYKWH; from the coding sequence ATGGCTCGAATACTTGTTATTGATGATCAAAAAGATATTGTTCAATTGGTTGTAAAGGCTTTAGAGCTCCAAAACCATAATGTGACAGGGCTTACAAGTGTTTTGGTTTTGGATAAGAACTCTTTACCTCGATTTGACCTGATTTTACTGGATATTATGATGCCTGATGTTGACGGTCTACAGTTTTGCCATGAGATTCGAAATCAGGTGGATTGCCCAATCCTCTTTATTACAGCTAAAACGCAAGAAGCAGACATTGTCCAAGGGTTGAGTTATGGTGCGGATGATTACATTTGCAAACCATTTGGGGTTAAAGAACTCCAAGCGCGTGTTGCAGCTCACTTGAGACGTGAACATCGTGAGCGTCACCAAAAGCTTTCACTTGGGGAGTTTCAGTTTGACTTGTCTGCTCAAGAGCTTTATATTGAGAATCAGTTGTTAGATTTGACAAAGTCGGAATATGGTATTTGCCAGTTTTTAGCTGAAAATAAGGGCCAAGTCTTTTCAAAAGAACAAATCTACACGCATTTGTACGGCTATGAGGATAAAGGCAGTCCGGCAGCAGTGGCTGAACATATCAAGAATATCCGTGCAAAGCTTAAAGAAGTTGGGCAAAATCCTATTGAAACAGTTTGGGGGATTGGTTACAAGTGGCACTAA
- a CDS encoding putative DNA-binding protein, which translates to MEIEKTNRMNALFEFYAALLTDKQMNYIELYYADDYSLAEIAEEFGVSRQAVYDNIKRTEKILEDYEMKLHMYSDYIVRSQIFDDIMEKYADDSYLQEQIAILSSIDNRD; encoded by the coding sequence ATGGAAATTGAAAAAACCAATCGCATGAATGCCCTCTTTGAGTTCTATGCAGCTTTGTTAACAGATAAGCAGATGAACTATATTGAGCTATATTATGCGGATGATTATAGTTTGGCAGAAATTGCCGAGGAATTTGGTGTGAGTCGTCAGGCCGTATATGATAACATCAAGCGCACTGAGAAGATTTTAGAAGATTACGAGATGAAATTACATATGTATTCAGACTACATCGTCCGTAGCCAAATTTTTGATGATATCATGGAAAAATACGCAGACGATAGCTATCTCCAGGAACAAATTGCAATCCTGAGCAGCATTGATAATAGAGATTAG
- the dprA gene encoding DNA-processing protein DprA has product MNNFELFKLKAAGLTNLNILNILDYQKNQDKKLSLRDMAVVSKSKNAVLFMEKYKNLDVKQLKEDFQRFPTLSIFDKEYPIELKHSYNPPVLLFYQGNIDLLSKPKLAVVGARKCSETGKQSVRKIVHELGNAFTIVSGLARGIDTCAHMEALKNKGNTIAVIGTGLDVYYPKENKALQDYMAKNHLVLTEYGPGEQPLKYHYPERNRIISGLCQGVMVVEAKLRSGSLITCERAMEEGRDVFAIPGNILDGKSDGCHHLIQEGAKCITTGFDIISEFS; this is encoded by the coding sequence ATGAATAACTTTGAACTTTTTAAACTAAAAGCTGCTGGATTGACGAATTTAAACATCCTTAACATTTTAGACTATCAAAAAAATCAAGATAAAAAATTGAGCTTACGTGATATGGCAGTGGTATCTAAGTCTAAAAATGCCGTTCTCTTTATGGAAAAATACAAGAATTTGGATGTTAAGCAGCTTAAGGAAGATTTTCAACGTTTTCCGACCTTATCAATTTTTGATAAGGAGTATCCCATTGAGCTGAAACATTCCTATAATCCTCCTGTTCTCCTCTTTTATCAAGGGAATATTGATTTGCTAAGTAAACCCAAGTTAGCAGTAGTTGGTGCCAGAAAGTGTTCTGAAACAGGCAAACAGTCTGTTCGAAAAATTGTTCATGAACTTGGGAATGCCTTTACTATTGTAAGTGGCTTGGCGCGTGGAATTGATACTTGTGCTCATATGGAGGCCTTAAAAAATAAAGGTAACACCATTGCAGTTATCGGGACTGGGCTAGACGTATATTATCCTAAAGAAAACAAAGCTTTACAGGACTATATGGCTAAAAATCATTTAGTTCTTACAGAATACGGACCGGGTGAACAGCCACTTAAATACCATTATCCTGAACGAAATCGGATAATTTCTGGATTGTGTCAAGGGGTTATGGTGGTTGAAGCCAAGCTTCGCTCGGGAAGTCTTATTACTTGTGAGCGTGCAATGGAAGAAGGAAGAGATGTTTTCGCCATACCAGGAAATATTTTAGATGGAAAATCGGATGGATGCCATCACCTCATTCAAGAGGGCGCAAAGTGCATTACTACAGGATTTGACATCATTTCAGAATTTTCATAA
- a CDS encoding GntR family transcriptional regulator, which yields MLPAYIRIHDKIKEDVDDGTWKIGQRLPSERDLCETFDVSRMTVRQAITLLVDEGILERKPGSGTFVASSRVKEKMRGTTSFTEIVKSQGRKPSSELISYQRLHPNEFEIKNLGVLPQSHVIRMERVRFADDIPVAYEIASIPEKIIRGFKESEITEHFFKTLTDNGYEIGKSQQTISASLANSSLAKHLKVKTGDALLSLTQISFLQDGQAFEYVRSYYVGDRFEFYLENN from the coding sequence ATGTTACCAGCGTATATTCGCATACATGATAAGATTAAGGAAGATGTTGATGATGGTACTTGGAAAATTGGGCAACGTCTTCCTAGCGAGCGAGATCTTTGCGAGACTTTTGATGTGAGTCGGATGACTGTGCGCCAGGCGATAACACTTTTAGTGGATGAGGGGATTTTAGAACGCAAACCAGGCAGTGGAACCTTTGTTGCTAGTAGTCGAGTTAAGGAAAAGATGCGTGGAACTACGAGTTTTACTGAGATTGTCAAATCCCAAGGGAGGAAGCCATCTAGTGAGCTTATTTCGTATCAACGTCTACATCCAAATGAGTTTGAAATCAAGAATTTAGGTGTCTTGCCACAGTCCCATGTCATTCGTATGGAACGTGTTCGTTTTGCTGATGACATTCCGGTTGCCTATGAAATTGCCAGTATCCCTGAGAAAATTATCCGAGGTTTTAAGGAATCAGAAATTACCGAACATTTCTTCAAGACATTAACTGATAATGGCTATGAAATAGGAAAAAGTCAGCAGACAATATCAGCAAGTTTGGCCAATAGTAGTCTAGCCAAGCACCTCAAGGTTAAGACTGGTGATGCTCTTTTGAGTCTGACACAAATTTCCTTTCTCCAAGACGGGCAGGCTTTCGAATATGTACGAAGTTACTATGTTGGCGACCGTTTTGAATTTTATTTGGAGAACAATTAG
- the topA gene encoding type I DNA topoisomerase, with the protein MATATTTKTKAKKKTKAKKATKKRATPKKNLVIVESPAKAKTIEKYLGRNYKVVASVGHIRDLKKSSMSIDFENNYEPQYINIRGKGPLIKELKKEAKKAKKVFLASDPDREGEAISWHLSHILGLEPEDKNRVVFNEITKDAVKNAFAEPRAIDMDLVDAQQARRVLDRIVGYSISPLLWKKVKKGLSAGRVQSVALKLIIDRENEIKAFKPEEYWTIDGAFKKGAKKFQASFYGLDGKKLKLNNNDDVKDVLSRIISDDFNVDKVEKKERRRNAPLPYTTSSLQQDAANKINFRTRKTMMVAQQLYEGINLGSGAQGLITYMRTDSTRISPVAQNQAAEFITERFGSKYSKHGSKVKNSSAAQDAHEAIRPSNVFQTPESIAKYLDKDQLKLYTLIWNRFVASQMAAAVFDTMKVTLSQNGVIFTANGSQIKFDGYMAVYNDSDKNKMLPEMAEGDTIKKVVTTPEQHFTQPPARYSEATLIKTLEENGVGRPSTYAPTLDVIQRRYYVKLVAKRFEPTELGEIVNSLIVEFFPDIVDVKFTAEMEAKLDKVEIGKEQWQKVIDEFFKPFQKELEKAEEGIEKIQIKDEPAGFDCDLCGHPMVIKLGRYGKFYACSNFPDCHNTKAITKEIGVTCPTCGQGQVIERKTKRNRVFYGCDRYPDCEFTSWDIPIGRNCPKSGDYLVEKKVRGGGKQVICSKEECDYKESVIK; encoded by the coding sequence ATGGCGACAGCAACGACAACAAAAACTAAAGCAAAGAAGAAAACAAAGGCTAAAAAGGCGACTAAAAAGAGAGCGACACCGAAGAAAAATTTGGTTATCGTGGAGTCTCCAGCCAAAGCGAAAACCATTGAGAAGTACCTTGGGCGCAACTATAAAGTTGTTGCTTCAGTAGGGCATATCCGTGATTTGAAAAAATCAAGTATGTCTATTGATTTTGAAAACAACTACGAACCACAGTATATCAATATTCGTGGTAAAGGACCCCTTATCAAAGAATTAAAGAAAGAAGCTAAGAAAGCCAAGAAAGTCTTTCTCGCAAGTGACCCGGACCGTGAAGGGGAAGCTATTTCATGGCATTTGTCACATATACTTGGATTAGAGCCAGAAGATAAGAATCGTGTAGTTTTTAACGAAATCACTAAAGACGCGGTGAAGAATGCCTTTGCAGAGCCACGCGCCATTGACATGGACTTAGTAGATGCTCAGCAAGCTCGTCGTGTTTTGGACCGAATTGTGGGTTACTCTATCTCACCACTTCTATGGAAGAAGGTTAAGAAAGGTCTTTCTGCAGGTCGAGTGCAATCGGTAGCTCTTAAGCTTATTATTGACCGTGAGAATGAAATCAAGGCTTTTAAACCAGAAGAATATTGGACAATTGATGGTGCCTTTAAGAAGGGTGCTAAGAAGTTTCAGGCTAGCTTCTATGGTCTTGATGGTAAAAAGCTCAAGCTCAACAATAATGACGATGTTAAAGACGTTCTCTCTCGTATCATAAGTGACGACTTTAACGTTGATAAGGTAGAGAAAAAAGAACGACGTCGTAATGCGCCATTGCCATATACAACATCATCACTACAACAGGATGCTGCTAATAAAATCAACTTCCGTACACGTAAGACTATGATGGTTGCACAACAGTTATACGAAGGGATTAATCTTGGTTCAGGCGCTCAAGGTTTGATTACCTATATGCGTACGGACTCAACACGTATCAGTCCAGTGGCTCAAAATCAAGCGGCTGAATTTATTACAGAACGCTTTGGCTCTAAGTATTCTAAACATGGAAGCAAGGTGAAAAATAGTTCAGCGGCGCAAGATGCTCACGAGGCTATCCGTCCTTCAAATGTTTTCCAAACACCAGAAAGTATTGCTAAGTATTTGGATAAGGATCAGCTTAAGCTCTATACCCTTATTTGGAATCGTTTTGTGGCTAGTCAGATGGCGGCTGCAGTATTTGATACGATGAAGGTGACCTTGTCTCAAAATGGTGTCATTTTCACTGCAAATGGTAGTCAAATCAAGTTTGACGGTTATATGGCCGTTTACAACGACTCTGATAAGAATAAAATGCTTCCTGAAATGGCTGAAGGTGATACGATTAAGAAGGTTGTGACAACGCCTGAACAACACTTTACGCAACCACCGGCACGCTACTCTGAAGCGACATTGATTAAGACTTTGGAAGAAAATGGCGTTGGTCGTCCGTCAACTTATGCACCAACGCTTGATGTTATTCAACGTCGCTACTATGTCAAATTGGTGGCTAAACGTTTTGAACCAACTGAACTCGGTGAAATCGTTAATAGCTTAATTGTAGAATTCTTTCCAGATATCGTGGATGTTAAATTCACTGCCGAGATGGAAGCCAAACTCGATAAAGTTGAAATCGGTAAGGAACAATGGCAGAAGGTTATTGATGAATTCTTCAAACCTTTCCAAAAAGAATTGGAAAAAGCTGAAGAAGGTATTGAAAAAATCCAAATCAAGGATGAACCTGCTGGTTTTGATTGTGACCTCTGCGGCCATCCAATGGTTATCAAGCTAGGTCGTTACGGTAAGTTTTATGCATGTAGTAACTTCCCAGACTGTCACAATACTAAGGCTATTACTAAAGAAATTGGTGTGACTTGTCCAACCTGTGGGCAAGGTCAGGTTATCGAGCGTAAGACAAAACGCAATCGTGTCTTTTATGGTTGTGATCGCTATCCAGACTGTGAATTTACCTCGTGGGATATCCCTATTGGACGTAACTGTCCTAAATCAGGCGATTACCTCGTGGAGAAGAAAGTACGTGGTGGTGGCAAGCAAGTTATCTGTAGTAAGGAAGAGTGTGACTACAAAGAATCTGTTATAAAATAA
- a CDS encoding transcription repressor NadR, which produces MTLNRKQELLTLLKQSKEAINGQSLAEHFGVTRQIIVQDIALLRADGSQIISTNRGYIYKTSDDNSYAHRLFKVNHTVNNMEEELLAIVDNGGRIQNIMIDHPAYGEIQALLKLTCRRDVRHFLEQAASSDFRPLSELTNGVHYHLVEADSQQDLDYIEEALDNLGFLVKD; this is translated from the coding sequence ATGACTTTAAATCGCAAGCAAGAATTATTGACCCTATTAAAGCAGTCTAAAGAAGCGATTAATGGGCAGAGTTTGGCAGAACATTTTGGTGTTACTCGTCAAATCATTGTCCAAGATATTGCACTTCTGCGAGCAGATGGTTCTCAAATTATCTCAACTAACAGGGGTTATATTTATAAGACTAGTGATGATAATTCTTATGCACATCGACTGTTTAAAGTGAATCATACGGTGAATAATATGGAAGAAGAGCTTCTAGCCATTGTCGATAATGGGGGACGTATTCAAAATATCATGATTGATCATCCAGCCTATGGTGAAATTCAAGCCTTGTTGAAGTTGACTTGTCGTCGAGATGTTAGACATTTTTTAGAACAAGCAGCGTCAAGTGACTTTCGACCACTATCTGAATTAACCAACGGTGTTCACTATCATCTTGTTGAAGCTGATAGTCAACAAGATTTAGATTATATTGAAGAGGCACTCGATAATCTTGGATTTTTAGTCAAAGATTAA
- a CDS encoding ECF transporter S component — protein MKPKKRIQEMTFAALLTAIAILIPSIMPIKLIIPPASYTLGSHVPLFLAMFISPWVAAFVILASSLGFFMAGYPIVIVFRAFSHIIFGCLGALYLKRFPQTIENHKSSLIFNFVLGVIHALGEVIACVIFYSVTGEDFQKLFYILFVLVGFGTIVHSMIDYVIALTIFKSIRKIR, from the coding sequence ATGAAGCCGAAAAAAAGAATTCAAGAAATGACCTTTGCAGCTTTGTTAACTGCGATTGCTATCCTTATCCCAAGTATTATGCCAATTAAACTAATCATTCCACCGGCTTCTTATACCTTAGGGAGTCACGTTCCATTATTTCTAGCTATGTTTATATCTCCCTGGGTGGCAGCTTTTGTTATCTTAGCGTCTAGTTTAGGCTTCTTTATGGCCGGCTATCCGATTGTTATTGTTTTTAGGGCATTCTCGCATATCATCTTTGGTTGTTTAGGAGCGCTTTATTTGAAAAGGTTTCCTCAAACAATAGAAAACCATAAATCATCTTTAATTTTTAACTTTGTTTTAGGGGTTATTCATGCTCTAGGTGAAGTTATTGCTTGTGTGATTTTTTATTCAGTAACGGGGGAGGACTTCCAAAAACTATTTTATATCTTGTTTGTTTTAGTTGGATTTGGTACTATTGTCCATAGTATGATAGACTACGTTATAGCATTAACGATTTTCAAAAGTATTCGAAAAATTCGATAG